From a single Hymenobacter sp. YIM 151500-1 genomic region:
- a CDS encoding energy transducer TonB: protein MSFKAPICLLYLGLGGVVLTALPGCQPDRAAQRPEPATAPALADTLALDSVTTPVSAAPVQRTWHHVARPTAKRAPLVVYRRGVRRPAGMSAAALPAEARLQDLTLKASEYFQIDPTRPAEVRGREGTVVRIPAGALVNSRQQPAAGAVWVELKECYTASDLLLSNLLTETAAGVPLELAGAVLVRATAGGQQLALAAGRTVQLELAGARQPHLFYGQAGPADAVRWTAGEEAAPASEQVYTTAEQMPRYGRGPADINRLIRYPRQAQESRTEGLVFASFVVDETGRVTSPRILRGLGNGCDEEVLRVLRQTSGRWTPGQHEGRFVKVKLVLPIRFALQEEGLASTTTEASPPADAETAPPPSEELPEAPAALRISRLGWVAGGEPWTETAASLLVPAAPDANTALRLLVPGRRVVLAGQPRSGGYEFGATPAAAQYVLVGLRYENGTPFLARHDAQAGSAPPDSLQFRETTLADLETVLARLD, encoded by the coding sequence ATGTCTTTTAAAGCCCCGATTTGTTTACTTTACTTGGGTTTGGGCGGTGTAGTGCTAACGGCCTTGCCCGGCTGCCAGCCGGACCGGGCTGCCCAGCGCCCCGAGCCAGCCACGGCACCCGCCCTGGCCGATACGCTGGCCCTCGATTCGGTGACGACGCCGGTGAGTGCTGCCCCCGTGCAGCGTACCTGGCACCATGTGGCCCGGCCCACGGCTAAGCGGGCTCCGCTGGTGGTGTACCGCCGCGGTGTGCGCCGCCCGGCAGGTATGTCGGCCGCTGCGCTGCCCGCCGAGGCCCGCTTGCAGGACCTCACCCTCAAAGCCAGCGAATATTTTCAGATTGACCCCACCCGGCCGGCCGAAGTGCGGGGCCGGGAGGGCACGGTGGTGCGCATTCCGGCCGGCGCCTTGGTGAATAGTCGCCAGCAGCCGGCCGCCGGCGCCGTGTGGGTGGAGCTGAAGGAATGCTACACCGCCTCGGACTTGCTGCTCTCCAACCTGCTCACCGAAACCGCGGCCGGCGTGCCGCTGGAGCTGGCCGGGGCCGTGCTGGTGCGGGCCACCGCCGGCGGGCAGCAGCTGGCCCTGGCGGCGGGTCGCACCGTGCAGCTGGAGCTGGCCGGGGCCCGGCAGCCGCACCTGTTTTACGGCCAGGCCGGCCCCGCCGACGCCGTGCGCTGGACGGCCGGCGAAGAGGCCGCTCCGGCTTCGGAGCAGGTGTACACCACCGCCGAGCAGATGCCCCGCTACGGCCGCGGCCCCGCCGACATCAACCGCCTGATTCGCTACCCGCGCCAGGCGCAGGAGAGCCGCACTGAGGGCCTCGTGTTTGCCTCGTTTGTGGTGGACGAAACCGGCCGCGTCACCAGCCCGCGCATCTTGCGGGGCCTGGGCAACGGCTGCGACGAAGAAGTGCTGCGGGTACTGCGCCAGACCTCGGGCCGCTGGACTCCCGGCCAGCACGAGGGGCGCTTTGTGAAGGTGAAGCTGGTGCTGCCCATCCGCTTTGCGCTCCAGGAAGAAGGCCTGGCCTCCACCACAACGGAAGCTTCGCCTCCGGCTGATGCCGAAACGGCCCCGCCCCCGAGCGAAGAGCTGCCCGAGGCCCCGGCTGCCTTGCGCATTTCGCGCCTGGGCTGGGTGGCCGGCGGCGAGCCGTGGACCGAAACGGCGGCTTCCCTGCTGGTGCCTGCCGCTCCCGACGCCAACACGGCCCTGCGCCTGCTGGTGCCGGGCCGCCGCGTGGTGCTGGCCGGCCAGCCCCGGTCGGGGGGGTATGAGTTTGGGGCCACGCCCGCCGCGGCCCAGTATGTGCTGGTGGGGCTGCGCTACGAAAACGGCACGCCCTTCCTGGCCCGGCACGACGCCCAGGCCGGCAGTGCGCCCCCCGATTCCCTGCAATTCCGCGAAACTACCCTGGCCGACCTGGAAACTGTGCTGGCCCGCCTGGATTAG
- a CDS encoding S8 family peptidase yields the protein MLTSLQKGLILLGMVLLPCATQAQEKYFAYSPDGKVSFTQNLTYLSVGYKDPGKIKAQLAASEFSNLFVLEEQPFGPSGRLDVLKLKEGATQQEVENLRQELRANSNVEFAEPVLEYEDGTLQGLRDEFFVGLHSAKEYAALEELAKQEGLTITAEPSLDNAYRLTVDKTNPKSALELANQFFETGKFAFSEPNYTRLLTAYTNDPAYAQQWALENTGSPLQYSGTPDADMDVPEAWGITTGSATIKVAILDEGVELTHPDLQANLLPGYDATGNGSAGAPWNNDSHGTACAGIVAAVGNNGLGGAGVAYNSKIVPVRIAYQVNRRWITDDQKIARGIDYAWRTAQADVLSNSWGGGSSSSLINGAISGATTQGRNGKGAVVLFSSGNYYSGQRSSVRYPARLPEVLAVGATSMCDQRKSFSSCDRENNWASCFGSELDVVAPGVKIFTTGLRGGYIPNFNGTSAACPQVAGVAALMLSLNPDLTRQQVTDRIIYSADKTGGYAYAEGLSSNRRDNEMGYGRVNAHRALQYTLSPAGCWQYGFLSQYSNSERSNNGYYMAVGAGNLISYSGDDGWMRFYYWDNNRWQHGQPTQTWDTSERVDGAIAVAQPSNTQFYRGPDGKVHTYYWTSGNGWVHSRLTRTNSSGENVDNGRFTISVGKNDQVVYIGADKWVHAYTYNSATSQWDHSYLSTTFNGNEQADGSVVACPADGNIYYRGQDGKMHVYYLSNGQWVHGWMVQNWNGNEDVSGQIDVSPDGSSVYYTGADGWIQRYYWANGRWNHERLTTSFDGSEQHTGSLSVDEGGKVYFHNSNHVRVYYQDNGVWHCGYLVQDWNNGAERANSNTQVLAGSGGQVFYADESGFMNVYYWANCYARGTAATASAQPTKTVTAQAAKPAGQSPLPEATILFPNPTTGQTTLSYEVKSAQPVIVEVTTLTGQRLLQQQTQARAGRNDLDLNLHGAPNGLHIVTIKSNGKVVSRTKLMVAK from the coding sequence ATGCTCACATCGCTACAGAAGGGCCTCATCCTGTTGGGGATGGTCCTGCTTCCATGTGCCACGCAGGCGCAGGAAAAATACTTCGCGTATTCGCCTGACGGAAAAGTCAGCTTCACCCAAAACCTCACCTACCTCTCCGTGGGCTACAAAGATCCGGGGAAGATTAAAGCCCAGCTGGCGGCTTCCGAGTTCAGCAACCTATTTGTCCTGGAAGAGCAGCCCTTTGGCCCATCGGGGCGGCTGGATGTGCTGAAGCTGAAAGAGGGAGCCACCCAGCAAGAGGTGGAGAATCTGCGCCAGGAGCTCAGGGCCAATTCTAATGTGGAATTTGCGGAGCCCGTGCTGGAGTACGAAGATGGTACGCTGCAGGGCTTGCGGGATGAGTTCTTCGTGGGCCTGCACTCAGCCAAAGAGTATGCTGCCTTGGAGGAGCTAGCCAAGCAAGAAGGGCTGACCATCACTGCGGAGCCATCCTTGGATAACGCCTACCGCCTGACGGTTGACAAAACCAATCCTAAGAGTGCCCTGGAGCTAGCGAATCAGTTTTTTGAAACGGGGAAATTTGCTTTTTCCGAACCTAACTATACCCGCTTGCTCACTGCCTACACCAACGACCCCGCCTACGCGCAGCAGTGGGCCCTGGAGAATACCGGCTCACCACTACAGTACAGCGGCACTCCCGATGCCGACATGGACGTGCCAGAAGCATGGGGTATCACCACGGGTAGTGCCACCATCAAAGTGGCCATTCTGGACGAAGGAGTTGAATTAACCCATCCCGACCTGCAAGCCAACCTGTTGCCGGGGTATGATGCCACGGGCAATGGTAGTGCTGGGGCACCCTGGAACAACGACTCCCACGGCACTGCCTGCGCCGGTATTGTGGCGGCGGTTGGCAACAATGGCCTGGGCGGCGCCGGGGTGGCCTACAACAGCAAGATTGTGCCAGTGCGAATTGCCTATCAGGTAAATCGGCGCTGGATTACCGACGACCAGAAAATAGCACGCGGAATTGACTACGCGTGGCGCACCGCGCAGGCCGATGTGCTCAGCAACTCTTGGGGTGGAGGCTCTTCCTCCTCGCTCATCAACGGCGCCATCTCAGGGGCAACTACCCAAGGCCGCAACGGAAAAGGGGCTGTGGTGTTGTTTTCTTCGGGCAACTACTACTCTGGCCAAAGATCAAGCGTTCGTTACCCGGCCAGATTACCGGAGGTGCTAGCCGTGGGCGCTACTTCCATGTGCGACCAGCGCAAGAGCTTCTCTTCCTGTGATAGGGAAAATAACTGGGCTTCCTGTTTCGGGTCGGAGCTGGATGTGGTGGCTCCGGGCGTAAAAATCTTCACCACCGGCTTACGGGGAGGGTACATTCCAAACTTCAATGGTACCTCGGCTGCTTGCCCCCAGGTAGCGGGTGTGGCCGCCCTGATGTTGTCGCTGAACCCGGACCTGACCCGCCAGCAGGTAACGGATAGAATTATCTACAGCGCCGACAAAACCGGCGGCTATGCCTACGCGGAGGGCCTAAGCTCCAACCGCCGCGACAATGAAATGGGGTACGGCCGCGTCAATGCGCACCGGGCCTTGCAATATACTTTGTCACCGGCCGGCTGCTGGCAGTACGGTTTCCTGAGCCAGTACAGCAACTCCGAGCGGTCCAATAACGGCTATTACATGGCGGTGGGAGCCGGAAACCTGATTTCCTATTCTGGCGATGATGGCTGGATGCGGTTTTATTACTGGGACAACAACCGCTGGCAGCATGGCCAGCCGACGCAAACCTGGGACACCAGTGAGAGAGTGGATGGCGCCATAGCCGTAGCCCAGCCTTCCAACACGCAGTTTTACCGGGGCCCCGATGGAAAAGTGCACACCTATTACTGGACATCCGGTAATGGGTGGGTGCACAGTCGCCTGACCCGCACTAACAGCAGCGGCGAAAACGTAGATAACGGACGATTCACTATTTCTGTCGGCAAGAATGATCAGGTGGTGTACATAGGAGCCGATAAGTGGGTGCACGCCTACACTTACAACAGCGCCACCAGCCAGTGGGACCATAGCTACCTGAGCACCACGTTTAACGGCAATGAGCAGGCCGACGGATCTGTAGTGGCTTGCCCCGCCGATGGGAATATTTATTACCGCGGGCAGGATGGCAAAATGCACGTTTACTACCTCAGCAACGGGCAATGGGTGCACGGCTGGATGGTGCAGAACTGGAATGGCAATGAAGACGTGAGCGGACAGATTGACGTAAGCCCCGATGGCTCATCGGTGTACTATACCGGGGCCGATGGCTGGATTCAGCGCTATTACTGGGCCAATGGCCGGTGGAACCACGAGCGACTTACTACTTCGTTTGATGGGTCGGAGCAGCATACCGGCTCCCTGTCCGTGGATGAAGGTGGGAAGGTATACTTCCACAACAGCAACCATGTACGGGTTTACTACCAGGACAATGGCGTGTGGCATTGCGGGTACTTGGTGCAAGACTGGAATAATGGGGCCGAAAGAGCCAACTCCAACACCCAGGTGCTGGCCGGCAGCGGGGGGCAGGTATTCTACGCCGACGAAAGCGGCTTCATGAATGTGTACTATTGGGCGAACTGCTACGCCCGTGGCACAGCTGCAACAGCTTCAGCACAACCTACAAAGACGGTTACAGCCCAGGCCGCCAAGCCAGCCGGCCAGTCACCACTGCCAGAAGCCACTATTCTGTTCCCGAACCCAACTACTGGGCAGACAACTTTATCCTATGAAGTCAAGAGCGCCCAACCTGTAATTGTTGAGGTAACTACCCTGACCGGGCAGCGGCTACTGCAGCAGCAAACGCAGGCCAGGGCCGGGCGCAACGACCTGGACCTGAACTTACACGGTGCTCCCAATGGCTTGCATATTGTGACGATAAAATCGAATGGTAAGGTTGTGTCAAGAACGAAGCTTATGGTGGCGAAGTAG
- a CDS encoding LacI family DNA-binding transcriptional regulator yields MARTKASISDLAKQLGVSVSTVSRALSDHASISDATKKRVWKLARELHYQPNHLAAGLRKGRSNLLGVIVPHIDGHFFALVVKGIETVATRAGFNVMICQSNEDVAHERKNIETLLSAQVEGILVSLARTTRDFRHFEKVRKQEIPLVFFDRVLDGLDVSAVVLDDREGGYQSTKHLLAQGCRRIAHFGGPQHLNIYKNRRQGYVDALLEHGLPLDEDLIFYCDMTQEDGMEGMERLLSLPHPPDAVFSASDFSIVGALQVIKSRGLRVPQDIALAGFSNETFTSLTEPMLTSIDQRCEQMGQSAVRLFLEMLEEKTSKFSPRRIVLQPDLLIRDSSLQAAAVAQPVQV; encoded by the coding sequence GTGGCGCGCACCAAAGCTTCTATTTCTGACCTGGCCAAGCAACTAGGCGTATCTGTTTCCACGGTCTCGCGGGCCCTTAGCGACCATGCCAGCATCAGCGACGCTACCAAGAAGCGGGTGTGGAAGCTGGCGCGCGAGTTGCACTACCAACCCAACCACCTGGCCGCGGGTTTGCGCAAAGGCCGCAGCAATTTGCTGGGCGTAATAGTGCCGCACATCGACGGGCACTTCTTTGCTTTGGTGGTAAAGGGTATTGAAACGGTGGCCACGCGGGCGGGCTTCAACGTGATGATCTGCCAATCGAACGAAGATGTGGCCCACGAGCGGAAGAACATCGAAACCCTGCTCAGCGCCCAGGTCGAAGGCATTCTGGTGTCGTTGGCCCGCACCACCCGCGACTTCCGCCACTTCGAGAAGGTGCGCAAGCAGGAAATTCCGCTGGTGTTTTTTGACCGGGTGCTCGATGGCCTGGACGTGAGTGCCGTGGTGCTCGACGACCGGGAAGGCGGCTACCAGTCCACCAAACACCTGCTTGCGCAGGGCTGCCGCCGCATTGCCCACTTTGGCGGGCCCCAGCACCTGAACATCTACAAAAACCGCCGCCAGGGCTACGTCGACGCCCTGCTGGAACACGGCCTGCCGCTGGATGAAGACCTGATTTTCTACTGCGACATGACCCAGGAAGACGGCATGGAGGGCATGGAGCGCCTGCTGAGCCTGCCCCACCCGCCCGACGCCGTGTTTTCGGCCAGCGACTTTTCCATCGTGGGCGCCCTGCAAGTCATCAAAAGCCGGGGTCTGCGCGTGCCCCAGGACATTGCCCTGGCCGGCTTCAGCAACGAAACCTTCACCTCCCTCACCGAGCCCATGCTCACCTCCATCGACCAGCGCTGCGAGCAGATGGGCCAGTCGGCGGTGCGGCTGTTTCTGGAGATGCTGGAGGAGAAAACCAGCAAGTTTTCGCCCCGCCGCATCGTGCTCCAACCCGATCTGCTGATCCGGGACTCGTCGTTGCAAGCCGCAGCCGTGGCCCAGCCAGTGCAGGTGTAG
- a CDS encoding PIG-L family deacetylase has protein sequence MVLLLGPVGAAAQTPAPTPKPAGWAVYVTAHPDDWQLFMGGSACDDVQRTRRKVVFICLTAGQADQPEDAYWQAREVSCRAAMQQAVQLPNKQSPLPAATTLIINQHAVVVARSHNAVAYFLRLPDGNLNGRGQARGGYQSLQQLRDAGRAMLPLDGGKPYQNWNELVATVRHILRREAVPGQLALHAPMPDSKLNPGDHSDHRMAGLVALAATARTECCYRLYVGYDSRRRPANLTSEQAANQLLVYQAYSQSMRELGQYPSWDAQHLSYIGRQYAHVRHTTGASLLDATAPAPTPGPVPPPGTPDDLEEGASTDVVLEPNFPNPFDTSTLLVYRLPAAAPVWLRVLDAQGREVLRPLKGAVQAAGSHEQWLDVTSFPAAGLYVAELRAGNQRRTCRLHLVR, from the coding sequence ATGGTGCTACTACTGGGACCTGTGGGTGCCGCAGCGCAAACGCCCGCACCCACTCCCAAACCGGCCGGGTGGGCCGTGTACGTCACCGCTCACCCCGACGACTGGCAGCTGTTTATGGGCGGCAGCGCCTGCGACGATGTGCAGCGCACGCGCCGGAAGGTGGTATTCATCTGCCTTACCGCCGGGCAGGCCGATCAGCCCGAAGACGCGTACTGGCAAGCCCGCGAGGTGAGCTGCCGGGCGGCTATGCAGCAAGCCGTTCAGCTGCCCAATAAGCAAAGTCCGCTGCCGGCTGCTACCACGCTCATCATCAACCAGCATGCGGTGGTGGTAGCCCGGTCCCACAATGCAGTGGCGTACTTCCTGCGCCTGCCCGATGGCAACCTCAACGGCCGAGGCCAGGCGCGCGGTGGCTACCAAAGCCTGCAGCAGCTGCGCGACGCGGGCCGGGCCATGCTGCCGCTGGACGGCGGAAAGCCCTACCAAAACTGGAACGAGCTGGTGGCTACTGTGCGGCACATCTTGCGCCGCGAAGCCGTGCCAGGCCAGCTGGCCCTGCACGCCCCGATGCCCGACAGCAAGCTCAACCCCGGCGACCATTCCGACCACCGCATGGCGGGTCTCGTGGCCCTGGCTGCTACGGCCCGCACCGAGTGCTGCTACCGCCTGTACGTGGGCTACGACAGCCGGCGGCGCCCGGCCAACCTTACCTCTGAGCAAGCCGCCAACCAGCTGCTGGTGTACCAGGCCTACAGCCAATCCATGCGCGAGCTGGGGCAGTACCCGTCGTGGGACGCTCAGCACCTGAGCTATATTGGCCGGCAGTACGCGCACGTGCGCCACACCACCGGCGCCTCCCTGCTGGATGCCACTGCCCCGGCCCCCACCCCAGGGCCTGTCCCGCCGCCCGGCACCCCCGACGACCTGGAGGAAGGAGCCAGCACCGACGTAGTGCTGGAGCCTAACTTCCCGAATCCGTTTGATACCTCCACCCTGCTGGTCTACCGCCTGCCGGCCGCCGCACCCGTGTGGCTGCGTGTGCTCGATGCGCAGGGCCGCGAAGTGCTGCGTCCGCTTAAAGGGGCCGTGCAGGCCGCCGGTAGCCACGAGCAGTGGCTGGACGTTACCAGCTTCCCAGCCGCCGGGCTGTACGTGGCTGAGCTGCGGGCCGGAAACCAGCGTCGGACATGCCGGCTTCATTTGGTGCGGTAG
- a CDS encoding sialate O-acetylesterase yields the protein MNRWLLLCCAVVVGWSWPARAAVRLPALVGSHMVLQRDKPLPLWGWADQGEAVTVTFRGKTYPARSGGPSGKWTVTLPATPAGGPYELVVRGRTTLRLTDVLVGDVWLASGQSNMEWPLREVLNYQQEIAQATYPQIRLFNVTNTVAFQPQAEAATSAGWQVCSPQTVGDFSAVAYFFGRDLHRRYKVPIGLISSEWGGTPAEAWMSAEALRPFPEFRATMGELAATAAPPDQVAARFAQKGRAWQAVLRGYDQGYQPAGPAWAAPAFDASTWAQMPLPGLWEETTPTLRDFDGVLWLRRDLTLPPAAAGQPLTLRLGPIDDNDSTYFNGVLVGHTAGYDQPRQYQVPARLVQAGRNVLTIRVFDQGWGGGVWGPPDGLQAEAGGTRLPLAGPWQYRVGFNLREVPPSPLPPVPQKAPTLLFNGMIAPLRPMALKGVIWYQGEDNAERAEQYRRLFPALIQDWRQQFREPNLPFLFVQLAGFQHDLLQPADYSWAELRDAQRAALALPHTGMATALDIGDANDIHPRNKQDVGARLALAARQVAYLEPQIVASGPTLVGHTVEQGRIRLRFGSLSGGLVLRDTAGAFLKSFAIAGPDRRFVWAKGRVEGNTLVVWSEQVPAPVAVRYAWGNSPFPNLYNQAGLPASPFRTDSWPGLTAGKK from the coding sequence ATGAATCGTTGGCTACTCCTGTGTTGCGCTGTTGTGGTTGGGTGGAGCTGGCCGGCCAGGGCGGCGGTGCGGCTGCCGGCGCTGGTCGGCTCCCACATGGTGTTGCAGCGCGACAAACCGCTGCCGCTCTGGGGCTGGGCCGATCAGGGCGAAGCCGTTACCGTCACGTTTCGGGGTAAGACTTACCCGGCCCGCTCCGGCGGCCCCAGCGGCAAGTGGACCGTCACGCTGCCGGCCACGCCCGCCGGCGGGCCCTACGAGCTGGTAGTACGCGGCCGCACCACCCTGCGCCTGACCGATGTGTTGGTGGGCGACGTGTGGCTGGCTTCGGGGCAGTCGAACATGGAATGGCCCCTGCGCGAAGTGCTTAACTACCAGCAGGAAATTGCCCAGGCCACGTACCCGCAGATTCGCCTGTTCAACGTTACCAACACGGTAGCCTTCCAGCCTCAGGCTGAAGCGGCGACTAGCGCGGGGTGGCAGGTGTGCAGCCCCCAAACGGTGGGCGACTTTTCGGCCGTGGCGTACTTTTTCGGGCGCGACCTACACCGGCGTTACAAGGTGCCAATTGGGCTTATCAGCAGCGAATGGGGCGGCACGCCAGCCGAGGCCTGGATGAGCGCCGAGGCGCTGCGCCCTTTCCCGGAGTTTCGGGCGACGATGGGCGAGCTGGCGGCTACAGCGGCCCCGCCCGATCAGGTGGCAGCGCGCTTCGCCCAGAAGGGCCGGGCCTGGCAAGCCGTGCTGCGGGGCTACGACCAGGGCTACCAGCCCGCGGGGCCAGCCTGGGCGGCTCCGGCCTTCGATGCCAGCACCTGGGCCCAGATGCCGCTGCCCGGCCTGTGGGAAGAAACCACCCCGACCCTGCGCGACTTCGACGGCGTGCTGTGGCTGCGGCGCGACCTGACGCTGCCTCCGGCTGCCGCGGGCCAGCCCCTCACCCTGCGCCTGGGCCCCATCGACGACAACGACTCCACCTATTTTAACGGGGTGCTGGTGGGCCACACGGCCGGCTACGACCAGCCTCGCCAGTACCAGGTACCCGCCCGGCTGGTGCAGGCGGGCCGTAATGTGCTGACCATCCGCGTGTTCGACCAAGGGTGGGGAGGGGGCGTGTGGGGTCCGCCCGACGGTTTGCAGGCCGAAGCGGGCGGCACCCGCCTGCCCCTGGCTGGCCCCTGGCAATACCGGGTAGGATTTAATCTGCGCGAGGTGCCGCCGAGCCCATTGCCGCCGGTGCCGCAGAAAGCCCCCACCTTGCTCTTCAACGGCATGATTGCACCCCTGCGGCCAATGGCTTTGAAGGGTGTGATTTGGTACCAGGGCGAAGACAACGCCGAGCGGGCCGAGCAGTACCGCCGCCTCTTCCCGGCCCTTATCCAAGACTGGCGCCAGCAGTTCCGGGAGCCCAACCTGCCGTTCCTGTTCGTGCAGCTGGCCGGCTTTCAGCACGACCTGCTCCAGCCCGCTGATTACTCCTGGGCCGAGCTGCGCGACGCCCAGCGGGCCGCCCTGGCCCTGCCCCACACCGGCATGGCCACGGCCCTCGACATCGGCGACGCCAACGACATCCACCCGCGCAACAAGCAGGATGTGGGTGCCCGCCTGGCCCTGGCGGCGCGGCAGGTGGCCTACCTCGAGCCTCAGATAGTAGCCTCCGGGCCTACGCTGGTGGGCCACACGGTTGAGCAGGGCCGCATCCGCCTGCGCTTTGGCAGCCTCAGTGGGGGGCTGGTGCTCCGCGACACGGCTGGGGCTTTTCTGAAAAGCTTTGCCATTGCCGGCCCTGACCGCCGCTTTGTGTGGGCGAAGGGCCGAGTGGAAGGCAACACGCTGGTAGTCTGGAGTGAGCAGGTGCCTGCCCCCGTGGCCGTGCGCTACGCTTGGGGCAACAGCCCGTTTCCCAACCTCTACAACCAGGCCGGCTTGCCCGCGTCACCCTTCCGCACCGACAGCTGGCCGGGCCTGACTGCCGGAAAAAAATAG
- a CDS encoding pirin family protein, with product MLDLVIDARPAALSPGFEVKRILPYRLRRMLGPFIFMDHAGPVQLAPEQLPSLDVLPHPHIGLSTVSYLFGGQVTHRDSLGVEQVIRPGEVNWMTAGSGIAHSERFEDPASLAGGTLEMLQTWVALPEAAEESAPAFTNYQPQELPIFTEPGVWLRLIAGEAFGLHNEVRTHSPLFYVHVVLQPGARFGLPRGYPERGAYVAKGSVEVAGRTYGVGQLLVFTPGHDPVLVAREACTLMLLGGEPLGERFIWWNFVSSRRERIEQAKADWQAGRIALPPNDNAEFVPLPQDKSRPAGGGSPAPQALS from the coding sequence ATGCTCGACCTGGTTATTGACGCGCGCCCGGCCGCGCTGAGCCCCGGCTTTGAAGTGAAGCGCATCCTGCCCTACCGCCTGCGGCGCATGCTGGGGCCGTTTATCTTCATGGACCACGCCGGGCCGGTGCAGCTGGCGCCCGAGCAGCTCCCGAGCCTCGACGTGCTGCCTCACCCCCACATTGGCCTAAGCACGGTCAGCTACCTGTTTGGGGGCCAGGTCACGCACCGCGACAGCCTGGGGGTGGAGCAGGTGATTCGGCCGGGCGAGGTGAACTGGATGACGGCCGGCTCCGGCATTGCCCACTCCGAGCGGTTCGAGGATCCGGCTTCGCTGGCCGGCGGCACCCTGGAGATGCTGCAAACCTGGGTGGCCCTGCCCGAAGCGGCCGAGGAAAGCGCCCCGGCCTTTACCAACTACCAACCCCAGGAGCTGCCCATCTTCACCGAGCCCGGCGTGTGGCTGCGGCTGATTGCTGGCGAGGCCTTTGGCCTGCACAACGAGGTACGCACCCATTCGCCCTTGTTCTACGTGCACGTGGTGCTGCAGCCCGGCGCCCGGTTTGGGCTGCCACGCGGCTACCCCGAGCGGGGCGCCTACGTGGCCAAAGGCAGCGTGGAAGTGGCTGGCCGCACCTACGGCGTAGGCCAGCTGCTCGTCTTCACGCCCGGCCACGACCCCGTGCTGGTAGCCCGCGAGGCCTGCACCCTCATGCTGCTGGGCGGCGAGCCGCTGGGGGAGCGGTTTATCTGGTGGAACTTCGTCTCCTCCCGCCGCGAAAGAATCGAGCAGGCCAAGGCCGACTGGCAAGCCGGCCGCATTGCCCTCCCGCCCAACGACAACGCCGAGTTTGTGCCCCTGCCCCAGGATAAGAGCCGACCCGCCGGGGGCGGCTCCCCAGCCCCGCAGGCGCTGTCGTAG